The following are encoded in a window of Amaranthus tricolor cultivar Red isolate AtriRed21 chromosome 2, ASM2621246v1, whole genome shotgun sequence genomic DNA:
- the LOC130805211 gene encoding U-box domain-containing protein 44-like: MSGGSGGSTDLDSQSDDSSLVEKLHVEPIFSPFVCPLTNQLMRDPVTIENGNTFEREAIEKWFRECKESGKKPTCPLTSKDLKSTYLNPSIALRNTIEEWIARNEAAQLDMARRSLSADASPKDILKALRHVECISKESRSKSNKNAVHNSQVVNSIVEMLRNSSRKVRCKALETLRVIAEQDSDMKEAMGEGGTVRTIVKLLSPRSSEKEKEEAISLLYELSKSQNLSEKIGSINGAVIFLVGMTGSNSENVLTVEKVNKTLDNLAQSESNVRLMAENGRLQPLLTLLLEGNPDTKLSMASFLGELSLNNDVKVQVAKTVGSSLVNLMKRDDIQSRETSLKALNQISSYDASAKVLIEAGILPPLVKDLFGFGVKQLPMRLKEISATILSNVVNSGYEIDSVIIGPENQTLVSEETIHSFLHLISNTGPSIERKLLQILVGLTSPKTVEKVVAAIKSSGATISLIQFIEERDLQLAAVKLLHNLSPLMGQELSDALLTAGQLGALIRIISENNGITEEKAVAVGLLAKLPEINTSLTRRMFEEDTFRLIISRIKRIWHGEARGGRFMTPYLEGLVRSLARVTYVLAVDPESMAFCRDQNLGGIFTELLQANGIEDVQKASASALRNISSQSKNLTKRPEFPPPTMCASIFSCLRKPPQISGLCPVHGGLCSLKETFCLVEGHAVEKLVALLDHTNEGVIEASLDALSTLLDDGLNIEEGAMILHKADGTKPILDVLVEKRTENLRKTAVWVVERLLRIDKIALDISNDQNVGTALVDAFQHGDYRTRQIAERALRHVDRIPNFSGIFPSDG; this comes from the exons ATGAGTGGGGGCTCAGGTGGAAGTACTGACCTTGATAGTCAGTCAGATGACAGCTCTCTAGTCGAGAAGCTGCATGTAGAGCCTATATTCAGCCCATTTGTTTGCCCTTTAACAAACCAGCTGATGCGAGACCCAGTAACCATAGAAAACGGGAATACTTTTGAACGGGAGGCAATTGAGAAATGGTTTAGAGAGTGTAAAGAAAGTGGAAAGAAGCCTACTTGTCCATTAACTTCAAAAGACCTAAAAAGTACATATTTGAATCCTAGTATAGCGCTGAGGAACACAATTGAAGAATGGATTGCCAGGAATGAAGCCGCACAGCTTGATATGGCACGGAGGTCATTGTCGGCGGACGCTTCTCCTAAGGACATTCTTAAAGCTTTGAGACATGTTGAATGTATTTCTAAAGAAAgcagatcaaaatcaaacaagaatgcCGTTCATAATTCACAGGTAGTGAATTCAATTGTGGAAATGCTTAGAAACAGTAGTAGGAAAGTTCGATGTAAAGCCTTGGAAACTCTTCGGGTCATAGCAGAACAGGACTCGGATATGAAG GAAGCAATGGGTGAGGGAGGCACTGTACGTACCATTGTCAAACTTTTGTCCCCTCGGTCAtcagagaaagaaaaagaagaagctATTTCTTTGCTTTATGAGCTTTCCAAATCTCAGAATCTTTCTGAGAAAATAGGCTCAATAAATGGCGCAGTTATTTTCTTAGTGGGGATGACCGGCAGTAATTCTGAAAATGTTTTAACTGTTGAGAAAGTTAATAAAACACTAGATAATCTAGCTCAGAGTGAAAGCAATGTGCGACTGATGGCTGAAAATGGTAGACTTCAGCCCCTTCTAACACTCCTTCTTGAAG GAAATCCTGATACTAAATTATCGATGGCTTCATTTCTTGGTGAGCTGAGTCTTAACAATGACGTCAAAGTGCAGGTAGCTAAAACAGTGGGTTCATCACTTGTAAATCTCATGAAACGTGATGACATACAGTCTAGAGAAACCTCCTTGAAAGCATTAAATCAGATTTCATCGTATGATGCAAGTGCTAAGGTATTGATTGAAGCCGGGATTCTTCCTCCTTTAGTGAAGGACCTATTCGGTTTTGGTGTGAAACAACTCCCCATGCGATTGAAAGAGATTTCAGCTACTATTCTCTCAAATGTTGTGAATTCAGGTTATGAAATTGATTCAGTTATAATAGGGCCTGAAAACCAGACCTTAGTTTCTGAAGAGACGATACACAGTTTCCTTCACCTTATCAGCAATACAGGTCCTTCAATTGAGCGCAAACTCCTCCAGATTCTTGTTGGACTAACCAGTCCCAAGACTGTTGAAAAAGTGGTTGCTGCCATCAAAAGTTCTGGTGCCACGATCAGTTTGATCCAGTTCATCGAGGAGCGAGATTTGCAGTTAGCTGCTGTGAAACTTCTGCATAATCTCTCACCTTTAATGGGCCAAGAATTATCTGATGCTTTACTTACTGCCGGCCAGCTTGGGGCCCTTATTAGAATTATATCAGAGAACAATGGAATCACTGAGGAGAAGGCTGTGGCAGTTGGCCTATTGGCTAAACTTCCTGAGATCAATACTTCACTTACTCGGAGAATGTTTGAAGAAGATACTTTCAGACTTATCATATCTAGAATCAAGAGAATCTGGCATGGAGAGGCAAGGGGTGGCCGTTTTATGACTCCTTACCTAGAAGGGCTAGTTCGTTCTCTTGCTAGGGTTACATATGTGCTAGCTGTAGATCCTGAATCAATGGCTTTCTGCCGTGATCAAAATCTTGGAGGGATATTTACTGAGTTGCTTCAGGCAAATGGGATTGAAGATGTTCAAAAAGCTTCTGCTTCGGCATTAAGGAACATTTCTTCACAATCAAAAAACTTGACAAAAAGGCCGGAGTTCCCTCCACCCACTATGTGTGCTTCAATCTTCTCCTGTCTTAGAAAACCTCCCCAAATATCGGGATTATGTCCCGTTCATGGAGGCCTCTGTTCTTTGAAGGAGACGTTTTGCCTTGTTGAAGGTCATGCCGTTGAAAAGTTGGTAGCTCTTCTAGATCACACAAATGAGGGTGTTATTGAGGCATCCCTTGATGCTTTATCCACTTTGCTGGATGATGGACTTAATATTGAAGAAGGTGCTATGATATTGCATAAAGCCGACGGAACCAAACCCATCCTCGATGTTTTGGTGGAGAAACGAACAGAAAACCTAAGGAAGACGGCAGTTTGGGTGGTGGAGAGGCTTTTACGGATTGATAAAATAGCTTTAGATATATCGAATGATCAGAATGTTGGAACTGCACTTGTCGATGCTTTTCAACATGGAGATTATCGCACACGACAAATTGCTGAGCGTGCATTGAGGCATGTTGACAGGATCCCAAACTTCTCTGGGATATTCCCCAGCGATGGCTAG